In Acidaminococcales bacterium, the following are encoded in one genomic region:
- a CDS encoding transposase, with translation MEPNLLGRKGTWGGNARDNRQFINGVFWILGTGAPWRDLPPEYGDWK, from the coding sequence CTGGAGCCAAATTTGCTCGGGCGCAAAGGCACTTGGGGCGGCAACGCGAGAGACAACCGGCAGTTCATAAACGGAGTGTTCTGGATATTGGGGACTGGGGCGCCGTGGAGGGACTTGCCGCCGGAGTACGGCGATTGGAAG
- the trpD gene encoding anthranilate phosphoribosyltransferase: MIKEAVRKILSGEDLSAADARGAMLQMMDGEATAAQMGAFLAAMRLKGETIGEITACAEVMREKCLKLKPGTDVLDIVGTGGDEMFSFNISTVSAFVAAAGGVPVAKHGNRSVSSKCGSADVLETLGACIALTAEGSEAVLKKTGICFMLANVYHAAMKHVAPIRRELGARTIFNILGPLANPAGATLQLLGVYDENLVEPLARVLSNLGVKRAMVVHGRDGLDEITLTGPSTVCEVADGQINSYFLAPEQFGFSRCRPEDLTGGSPEENARIARRILGGEKGPKRDTVALNAACCLYMGNPGLTLRQCVALAQELIDSGAARQKLDDFILATQEAAKQGLSPN, translated from the coding sequence ATGATCAAGGAAGCAGTGCGCAAAATTTTGTCCGGGGAAGACTTGAGCGCGGCGGACGCGCGGGGAGCCATGCTGCAAATGATGGACGGGGAGGCCACCGCCGCTCAAATGGGGGCTTTCCTCGCGGCTATGCGGCTCAAAGGCGAAACTATAGGGGAAATTACCGCCTGCGCGGAAGTTATGCGGGAAAAATGCCTTAAACTCAAGCCCGGGACCGATGTCCTCGATATTGTCGGCACCGGCGGGGACGAGATGTTTTCTTTTAATATATCCACCGTTTCCGCTTTCGTTGCCGCCGCCGGCGGCGTGCCGGTCGCCAAGCACGGCAACCGCAGCGTGTCAAGCAAATGCGGCAGCGCCGATGTGCTGGAAACTTTAGGCGCTTGTATCGCGCTGACCGCCGAAGGGAGCGAGGCCGTACTGAAAAAAACCGGCATATGTTTCATGCTGGCAAACGTCTATCACGCCGCGATGAAACATGTCGCGCCGATCCGCCGGGAATTGGGCGCGCGGACAATTTTTAACATTCTTGGCCCTTTGGCCAATCCCGCCGGCGCCACTTTGCAGCTTTTGGGCGTATATGATGAAAACTTGGTGGAGCCCCTGGCGCGCGTGCTTTCCAACCTTGGCGTAAAACGCGCGATGGTGGTGCACGGACGCGACGGCCTGGATGAGATAACCCTGACCGGCCCGTCTACCGTCTGCGAGGTGGCGGACGGCCAGATAAACAGCTATTTCCTGGCGCCCGAGCAGTTCGGTTTCAGCCGGTGCCGGCCGGAGGATTTGACCGGCGGCTCACCGGAAGAAAACGCGCGGATCGCACGGCGCATACTGGGCGGGGAAAAAGGCCCCAAACGCGATACGGTCGCCCTCAACGCCGCCTGTTGCCTGTATATGGGCAATCCCGGCCTGACCTTGCGCCAGTGCGTAGCCTTGGCGCAGGAGTTGATCGACAGCGGGGCGGCCAGGCAAAAACTGGATGATTTTATCCTGGCGACGCAGGAGGCGGCAAAACAAGGTTTGTCTCCGAACTAA
- a CDS encoding aminodeoxychorismate/anthranilate synthase component II — MVLIIDNYDSFSYNLYQVTGQLCPDTRVIKNDEMTVDEIASLAPGHIIISPGPGRPADAGVCEGLVLRLMADTPILGVCLGHQAICEALGAAIVYAQKLMHGKQSAVHIASGSPLFKGLPPLIRAGRYHSLAARRDSLPEELLVIAEDADGEVMGVKHKKYDLYGLQFHPESILTPTGGRIIENFLAIGGGRA; from the coding sequence ATGGTATTGATCATTGATAATTACGACAGTTTTTCTTACAATCTTTATCAGGTTACCGGGCAGCTTTGCCCGGACACGCGGGTAATCAAAAACGACGAGATGACCGTGGATGAAATCGCTTCCCTCGCGCCCGGGCACATCATAATATCGCCCGGCCCCGGCCGGCCGGCCGATGCCGGCGTCTGCGAAGGGCTGGTTTTGCGGTTGATGGCCGACACGCCGATCCTCGGCGTATGCCTTGGACACCAGGCGATCTGCGAAGCCCTTGGCGCGGCGATAGTTTACGCCCAAAAATTGATGCACGGCAAACAAAGCGCCGTCCATATCGCCAGCGGCAGCCCACTGTTCAAAGGCTTGCCGCCGCTCATTCGCGCCGGGCGCTATCATTCCCTCGCCGCCCGGCGCGACAGCCTGCCGGAGGAACTGTTGGTGATCGCCGAAGACGCGGACGGCGAAGTTATGGGAGTAAAACACAAAAAATACGATCTGTACGGCCTGCAATTTCATCCTGAATCCATACTCACGCCCACGGGCGGGCGGATAATCGAAAACTTTCTCGCGATCGGAGGCGGCCGGGCATGA
- a CDS encoding chorismate-binding protein → MIRPTLKETRELAKGHTLVPVALEVFSDLTTSIRVLKNLSEKGGNYYLLESVATGDAWGRYSFLGCDPGLVLRGRDGKVTAERGGTKEAVAGAPLDVLAQAFARSKSPRVEWLPPFTGGFVGYFSYEFARYAEPSLLLNAQDPEGFDDFCLMKMDKVVAFDHFRQKIILIANADVSDPAKIEENYIEAVAALKDMERLVLAQPGATDIRPGECGDFTARFSREEYCAKVLCAKQYIKEGDIFQAVLSNRFSAPFAGSLLCAYRTLRTTNPSPYMVYMRFEDLEVACTSPETLVSLRGRTLHTYPLAGTRPRAESPDADSRLERELLADEKELAEHDMLVDLGRNDLGKVSAFGSVKVEEYRHIKRFSHVMHISSRVSGELAEGKTALAALCAALPAGTLSGAPKKRAMEIIDELEGLKRGLYGGALGYIAFTGNMDLCIGIRMAVHKNGKVFVQAGGGVVADSLPENEYEETRGKARAIVNALKGGREA, encoded by the coding sequence ATGATCAGGCCCACGCTCAAAGAAACGCGCGAACTTGCCAAAGGGCATACGCTTGTGCCGGTGGCGCTGGAGGTGTTTTCCGATTTGACCACCTCCATACGGGTATTGAAAAATTTAAGCGAAAAAGGGGGCAATTATTATCTTTTGGAAAGCGTCGCCACCGGCGATGCCTGGGGACGTTATTCTTTTCTCGGCTGCGACCCCGGGCTTGTTTTGCGCGGCCGCGACGGAAAGGTAACGGCGGAACGCGGGGGGACGAAAGAAGCCGTCGCGGGCGCTCCGCTCGACGTCCTTGCCCAGGCCTTCGCCCGCTCTAAAAGCCCGCGCGTCGAATGGCTGCCGCCTTTCACCGGCGGCTTTGTCGGGTATTTTTCTTATGAATTTGCCCGTTACGCGGAACCGTCGCTTCTTTTGAACGCCCAGGATCCGGAAGGCTTTGACGACTTTTGCCTGATGAAGATGGACAAGGTGGTCGCTTTCGACCATTTTCGCCAGAAAATCATTCTCATCGCGAACGCCGACGTGTCCGACCCAGCCAAAATCGAAGAAAATTATATAGAAGCGGTAGCCGCCCTGAAAGACATGGAACGCCTAGTGCTGGCGCAGCCCGGGGCAACCGATATACGGCCGGGGGAATGTGGGGATTTTACGGCGCGGTTTTCCCGGGAGGAATATTGCGCGAAGGTACTTTGCGCCAAACAATACATAAAAGAAGGGGATATTTTTCAGGCCGTGCTTTCCAACCGTTTCAGCGCCCCTTTCGCCGGCAGCCTTTTGTGCGCCTATCGGACGCTGCGTACGACCAATCCCTCGCCTTACATGGTGTATATGCGTTTTGAAGATTTGGAAGTGGCCTGCACTTCGCCGGAAACATTGGTTTCCCTGCGCGGCCGAACTCTTCATACCTATCCTCTGGCCGGCACCCGGCCGCGCGCCGAAAGCCCCGATGCCGACAGCCGGCTGGAGCGGGAATTGCTGGCCGATGAAAAAGAATTGGCCGAACACGATATGTTGGTTGACCTTGGCCGCAACGACCTCGGCAAGGTCAGCGCGTTCGGCAGCGTAAAAGTGGAGGAATACCGCCATATAAAGAGGTTTTCCCATGTCATGCACATATCGTCGCGCGTGAGCGGGGAACTGGCGGAAGGCAAAACCGCCTTGGCCGCCCTGTGCGCCGCGCTGCCGGCCGGCACCCTTTCCGGCGCGCCCAAGAAGCGCGCGATGGAAATCATCGACGAGCTGGAAGGGCTAAAGCGCGGACTGTATGGCGGCGCTTTAGGATATATCGCCTTTACCGGCAATATGGACTTATGCATAGGCATCCGCATGGCCGTACACAAAAACGGAAAAGTGTTTGTGCAGGCCGGCGGCGGCGTGGTGGCCGACAGTTTGCCGGAGAATGAATACGAGGAGACGCGCGGCAAGGCGCGGGCAATTGTCAACGCTTTAAAAGGCGGGAGGGAGGCGTAG
- the rpsO gene encoding 30S ribosomal protein S15: MLTNERKQEIISNFRIHEGDTGSSEVQIAILSERIRYLTEHLKEHKKDHHSRRGLLKLVGQRRGLLNYLQDKNIDKYRALIERLGLRK, encoded by the coding sequence ATGCTTACAAATGAAAGGAAACAGGAAATTATCAGTAATTTCCGCATCCACGAAGGGGACACCGGTTCGTCGGAAGTGCAGATAGCTATTCTGAGCGAGCGCATCCGCTATTTGACCGAACATCTTAAAGAACATAAAAAAGACCACCATTCTCGGCGTGGGCTGTTGAAACTGGTAGGCCAGCGGCGTGGGCTTTTAAATTATCTGCAGGACAAGAATATAGACAAATACCGTGCGCTTATTGAGAGGCTCGGCTTGCGCAAATAG